The Pungitius pungitius chromosome 10, fPunPun2.1, whole genome shotgun sequence genome has a window encoding:
- the scel gene encoding sciellin isoform X2 — MSRFSNGKSTSLLKDGSWIKKAEIEDEDIDRDPNFGKSVLSQRSETTIGPDGGEVKTTVTTSKSTSVQALTKKFSGSQDELRSGSTLTSSQTTTSYTKSDPALKSPTAKFSDRVKSTSKGSLYTNYSPTRTTKEPETSVSSSKDPEDKLYDTLIPSAIKKSSSPTDSKTSVFSSETVTVKSSPVPEDKPLVPSSGKGVYSSTDRNGIKTTTTTTISSKPEDDLYGTLLPQSITNVSDRPSSLSSSISSSSSSISSSSITSSSITTKREIITVEGSRGVESSNLSTPTSTRTSSYSSYSEDLPSTRTTSYTISTTPSDDYSSDRSYSYSRPESSYEYSSITSPSSYTSTSYRSSSRSAETDQMYSSSTKSVYAAPERTVLEKDLCTSCRRPFNGDAKMVLDDMKINCHASCFKCEVCSSTLGNMKAGDSMWIYKRMVHCENCFEIARGKWRR; from the exons ATGAGCAGGTTTTCAAATG GAAAGTCCACCTCTCTCCTGAAGGACGGCAGCTGGATCAAGAAAGCGGAAATTGAGGATGAGGATATCGA CCGAGACCCAAACTTTGGCAAATCTGTTCTGAGCCAACGCAGCGAAACAACAATTGG TCCAGACGGAGGAGAAGTTAAAACCACCGTAACCACGAGCAAGTCGACATCTGTGCAGGCTCTCACCAAGAA ATTCAGTGGAAGTCAGGATGAGCTGAGGAGCGG CAGCACCCTCACTTCCAGCCAGACTACAACTTCCTACACCAAGAG TGACCCTGCACTTAAAAGTCCGACCGCGAAGTTCAGTGACCGCGTCAAGTCTACAAGCAAAGg GTCACTGTACACCAACTACTCACCTACCAGGACCACCAAAGAGCCTGAGACTTCTGTTTCCAGCAGTAAAGA CCCTGAGGACAAACTTTATGACACTCTCATCCCCTCGGCTATCAAGAAAAGTTCCTCGCCCACAGACAG taaaacaagCGTCTTTTCGTCTGAGACTGTGACGGTGAAAAGCAGCCCTGT cCCGGAGGACAAACCTCTCGTCCCTTCTTCTGGGAAGGGAGTTTACTCGTCCACAGACAG AAATGGGATTAAAACTACAACCACAACAACGATTTCCTCTAA GCCTGAGGATGACCTGTATGGCACCCTCCTGCCTCAATCCATCACAAATGTATCTGACCGGCCATCTTCTCTCAG cagcagcatcagcagcagcagcagcagcatcagcagcagcagcatcaccagcagcagcatcaccacGAAGAGAGAGATCATCACAGTGGAAGGCAGCCGAGG AGTTGAAAGCTCAAATCTGTCAACGCCCACCTCCACTAGAACCAGCAG CTACAGCTCGTACTCTGAAGATCTTCCCTCCACCCGCACCACCTCCTACACCATCAGCACCACCCCCAG TGACGACTACAGCAGCGACCGCAGCTACTCGTACTCCAGGCCCGAGTCCAG CTACGAGTACAGCAGCATCACAAGTCCGTCCTCCTACACCTCAACATCCTACCGGAGCAGCAG CAGGTCGGCTGAAACTGATCAAATGTACTCATCCTCCACGAAGAGTGTGTATGCAGCTCCTGAGAG GACGGTGCTTGAAAAAGACTTGTGCACTTCCTGCCGTAGGCCCTTCAACGGTGATGCCAAGATGGTCCTGGATGACATGAAAATCAACTGCCACGCTTCCTGCTTTAAG TGCGAGGTGTGTAGCAGCACGCTGGGGAACATGAAAGCCGGGGACAGCATGTGGATCTACAAACGCATGGTGCACTGTGAAAACTGCTTTGAGATCGCCAGAG GTAAATGGCGACGCTAA
- the scel gene encoding sciellin isoform X4: MSRFSNGKSTSLLKDGSWIKKAEIEDEDIDRDPNFGKSVLSQRSETTIGPDGGEVKTTVTTSKSTSVQALTKKFSGSQDELRSGSTLTSSQTTTSYTKSDPALKSPTAKFSDRVKSTSKGSLYTNYSPTRTTKEPETSVSSSKDPEDKLYDTLIPSAIKKSSSPTDSKTSVFSSETVTVKSSPVPEDKPLVPSSGKGVYSSTDRNGIKTTTTTTISSKPEDDLYGTLLPQSITNVSDRPSSLSSSSISSSSITSSSITTKREIITVEGSRGVESSNLSTPTSTRTSSYSSYSEDLPSTRTTSYTISTTPSDDYSSDRSYSYSRPESSYEYSSITSPSSYTSTSYRSSSRSAETDQMYSSSTKSVYAAPERTVLEKDLCTSCRRPFNGDAKMVLDDMKINCHASCFKCEVCSSTLGNMKAGDSMWIYKRMVHCENCFEIARGKWRR, encoded by the exons ATGAGCAGGTTTTCAAATG GAAAGTCCACCTCTCTCCTGAAGGACGGCAGCTGGATCAAGAAAGCGGAAATTGAGGATGAGGATATCGA CCGAGACCCAAACTTTGGCAAATCTGTTCTGAGCCAACGCAGCGAAACAACAATTGG TCCAGACGGAGGAGAAGTTAAAACCACCGTAACCACGAGCAAGTCGACATCTGTGCAGGCTCTCACCAAGAA ATTCAGTGGAAGTCAGGATGAGCTGAGGAGCGG CAGCACCCTCACTTCCAGCCAGACTACAACTTCCTACACCAAGAG TGACCCTGCACTTAAAAGTCCGACCGCGAAGTTCAGTGACCGCGTCAAGTCTACAAGCAAAGg GTCACTGTACACCAACTACTCACCTACCAGGACCACCAAAGAGCCTGAGACTTCTGTTTCCAGCAGTAAAGA CCCTGAGGACAAACTTTATGACACTCTCATCCCCTCGGCTATCAAGAAAAGTTCCTCGCCCACAGACAG taaaacaagCGTCTTTTCGTCTGAGACTGTGACGGTGAAAAGCAGCCCTGT cCCGGAGGACAAACCTCTCGTCCCTTCTTCTGGGAAGGGAGTTTACTCGTCCACAGACAG AAATGGGATTAAAACTACAACCACAACAACGATTTCCTCTAA GCCTGAGGATGACCTGTATGGCACCCTCCTGCCTCAATCCATCACAAATGTATCTGACCGGCCATCTTCTCTCAG cagcagcagcatcagcagcagcagcatcaccagcagcagcatcaccacGAAGAGAGAGATCATCACAGTGGAAGGCAGCCGAGG AGTTGAAAGCTCAAATCTGTCAACGCCCACCTCCACTAGAACCAGCAG CTACAGCTCGTACTCTGAAGATCTTCCCTCCACCCGCACCACCTCCTACACCATCAGCACCACCCCCAG TGACGACTACAGCAGCGACCGCAGCTACTCGTACTCCAGGCCCGAGTCCAG CTACGAGTACAGCAGCATCACAAGTCCGTCCTCCTACACCTCAACATCCTACCGGAGCAGCAG CAGGTCGGCTGAAACTGATCAAATGTACTCATCCTCCACGAAGAGTGTGTATGCAGCTCCTGAGAG GACGGTGCTTGAAAAAGACTTGTGCACTTCCTGCCGTAGGCCCTTCAACGGTGATGCCAAGATGGTCCTGGATGACATGAAAATCAACTGCCACGCTTCCTGCTTTAAG TGCGAGGTGTGTAGCAGCACGCTGGGGAACATGAAAGCCGGGGACAGCATGTGGATCTACAAACGCATGGTGCACTGTGAAAACTGCTTTGAGATCGCCAGAG GTAAATGGCGACGCTAA
- the scel gene encoding sciellin isoform X3: protein MSRFSNGKSTSLLKDGSWIKKAEIEDEDIDRDPNFGKSVLSQRSETTIGPDGGEVKTTVTTSKSTSVQALTKKFSGSQDELRSGTLTSSQTTTSYTKSDPALKSPTAKFSDRVKSTSKGSLYTNYSPTRTTKEPETSVSSSKDPEDKLYDTLIPSAIKKSSSPTDSKTSVFSSETVTVKSSPVPEDKPLVPSSGKGVYSSTDRNGIKTTTTTTISSKPEDDLYGTLLPQSITNVSDRPSSLSSSSISSSSSSISSSSITSSSITTKREIITVEGSRGVESSNLSTPTSTRTSSYSSYSEDLPSTRTTSYTISTTPSDDYSSDRSYSYSRPESSYEYSSITSPSSYTSTSYRSSSRSAETDQMYSSSTKSVYAAPERTVLEKDLCTSCRRPFNGDAKMVLDDMKINCHASCFKCEVCSSTLGNMKAGDSMWIYKRMVHCENCFEIARGKWRR from the exons ATGAGCAGGTTTTCAAATG GAAAGTCCACCTCTCTCCTGAAGGACGGCAGCTGGATCAAGAAAGCGGAAATTGAGGATGAGGATATCGA CCGAGACCCAAACTTTGGCAAATCTGTTCTGAGCCAACGCAGCGAAACAACAATTGG TCCAGACGGAGGAGAAGTTAAAACCACCGTAACCACGAGCAAGTCGACATCTGTGCAGGCTCTCACCAAGAA ATTCAGTGGAAGTCAGGATGAGCTGAGGAGCGG CACCCTCACTTCCAGCCAGACTACAACTTCCTACACCAAGAG TGACCCTGCACTTAAAAGTCCGACCGCGAAGTTCAGTGACCGCGTCAAGTCTACAAGCAAAGg GTCACTGTACACCAACTACTCACCTACCAGGACCACCAAAGAGCCTGAGACTTCTGTTTCCAGCAGTAAAGA CCCTGAGGACAAACTTTATGACACTCTCATCCCCTCGGCTATCAAGAAAAGTTCCTCGCCCACAGACAG taaaacaagCGTCTTTTCGTCTGAGACTGTGACGGTGAAAAGCAGCCCTGT cCCGGAGGACAAACCTCTCGTCCCTTCTTCTGGGAAGGGAGTTTACTCGTCCACAGACAG AAATGGGATTAAAACTACAACCACAACAACGATTTCCTCTAA GCCTGAGGATGACCTGTATGGCACCCTCCTGCCTCAATCCATCACAAATGTATCTGACCGGCCATCTTCTCTCAG cagcagcagcatcagcagcagcagcagcagcatcagcagcagcagcatcaccagcagcagcatcaccacGAAGAGAGAGATCATCACAGTGGAAGGCAGCCGAGG AGTTGAAAGCTCAAATCTGTCAACGCCCACCTCCACTAGAACCAGCAG CTACAGCTCGTACTCTGAAGATCTTCCCTCCACCCGCACCACCTCCTACACCATCAGCACCACCCCCAG TGACGACTACAGCAGCGACCGCAGCTACTCGTACTCCAGGCCCGAGTCCAG CTACGAGTACAGCAGCATCACAAGTCCGTCCTCCTACACCTCAACATCCTACCGGAGCAGCAG CAGGTCGGCTGAAACTGATCAAATGTACTCATCCTCCACGAAGAGTGTGTATGCAGCTCCTGAGAG GACGGTGCTTGAAAAAGACTTGTGCACTTCCTGCCGTAGGCCCTTCAACGGTGATGCCAAGATGGTCCTGGATGACATGAAAATCAACTGCCACGCTTCCTGCTTTAAG TGCGAGGTGTGTAGCAGCACGCTGGGGAACATGAAAGCCGGGGACAGCATGTGGATCTACAAACGCATGGTGCACTGTGAAAACTGCTTTGAGATCGCCAGAG GTAAATGGCGACGCTAA
- the scel gene encoding sciellin isoform X6, with product MSRFSNGKSTSLLKDGSWIKKAEIEDEDIDRDPNFGKSVLSQRSETTIGFSGSQDELRSGTLTSSQTTTSYTKSDPALKSPTAKFSDRVKSTSKGSLYTNYSPTRTTKEPETSVSSSKDPEDKLYDTLIPSAIKKSSSPTDSKTSVFSSETVTVKSSPVPEDKPLVPSSGKGVYSSTDRNGIKTTTTTTISSKPEDDLYGTLLPQSITNVSDRPSSLSSSSISSSSSSISSSSITSSSITTKREIITVEGSRGVESSNLSTPTSTRTSSYSSYSEDLPSTRTTSYTISTTPSDDYSSDRSYSYSRPESSYEYSSITSPSSYTSTSYRSSSRSAETDQMYSSSTKSVYAAPERTVLEKDLCTSCRRPFNGDAKMVLDDMKINCHASCFKCEVCSSTLGNMKAGDSMWIYKRMVHCENCFEIARGKWRR from the exons ATGAGCAGGTTTTCAAATG GAAAGTCCACCTCTCTCCTGAAGGACGGCAGCTGGATCAAGAAAGCGGAAATTGAGGATGAGGATATCGA CCGAGACCCAAACTTTGGCAAATCTGTTCTGAGCCAACGCAGCGAAACAACAATTGG ATTCAGTGGAAGTCAGGATGAGCTGAGGAGCGG CACCCTCACTTCCAGCCAGACTACAACTTCCTACACCAAGAG TGACCCTGCACTTAAAAGTCCGACCGCGAAGTTCAGTGACCGCGTCAAGTCTACAAGCAAAGg GTCACTGTACACCAACTACTCACCTACCAGGACCACCAAAGAGCCTGAGACTTCTGTTTCCAGCAGTAAAGA CCCTGAGGACAAACTTTATGACACTCTCATCCCCTCGGCTATCAAGAAAAGTTCCTCGCCCACAGACAG taaaacaagCGTCTTTTCGTCTGAGACTGTGACGGTGAAAAGCAGCCCTGT cCCGGAGGACAAACCTCTCGTCCCTTCTTCTGGGAAGGGAGTTTACTCGTCCACAGACAG AAATGGGATTAAAACTACAACCACAACAACGATTTCCTCTAA GCCTGAGGATGACCTGTATGGCACCCTCCTGCCTCAATCCATCACAAATGTATCTGACCGGCCATCTTCTCTCAG cagcagcagcatcagcagcagcagcagcagcatcagcagcagcagcatcaccagcagcagcatcaccacGAAGAGAGAGATCATCACAGTGGAAGGCAGCCGAGG AGTTGAAAGCTCAAATCTGTCAACGCCCACCTCCACTAGAACCAGCAG CTACAGCTCGTACTCTGAAGATCTTCCCTCCACCCGCACCACCTCCTACACCATCAGCACCACCCCCAG TGACGACTACAGCAGCGACCGCAGCTACTCGTACTCCAGGCCCGAGTCCAG CTACGAGTACAGCAGCATCACAAGTCCGTCCTCCTACACCTCAACATCCTACCGGAGCAGCAG CAGGTCGGCTGAAACTGATCAAATGTACTCATCCTCCACGAAGAGTGTGTATGCAGCTCCTGAGAG GACGGTGCTTGAAAAAGACTTGTGCACTTCCTGCCGTAGGCCCTTCAACGGTGATGCCAAGATGGTCCTGGATGACATGAAAATCAACTGCCACGCTTCCTGCTTTAAG TGCGAGGTGTGTAGCAGCACGCTGGGGAACATGAAAGCCGGGGACAGCATGTGGATCTACAAACGCATGGTGCACTGTGAAAACTGCTTTGAGATCGCCAGAG GTAAATGGCGACGCTAA
- the scel gene encoding sciellin isoform X5 codes for MSRFSNGKSTSLLKDGSWIKKAEIEDEDIDRDPNFGKSVLSQRSETTIGFSGSQDELRSGSTLTSSQTTTSYTKSDPALKSPTAKFSDRVKSTSKGSLYTNYSPTRTTKEPETSVSSSKDPEDKLYDTLIPSAIKKSSSPTDSKTSVFSSETVTVKSSPVPEDKPLVPSSGKGVYSSTDRNGIKTTTTTTISSKPEDDLYGTLLPQSITNVSDRPSSLSSSSISSSSSSISSSSITSSSITTKREIITVEGSRGVESSNLSTPTSTRTSSYSSYSEDLPSTRTTSYTISTTPSDDYSSDRSYSYSRPESSYEYSSITSPSSYTSTSYRSSSRSAETDQMYSSSTKSVYAAPERTVLEKDLCTSCRRPFNGDAKMVLDDMKINCHASCFKCEVCSSTLGNMKAGDSMWIYKRMVHCENCFEIARGKWRR; via the exons ATGAGCAGGTTTTCAAATG GAAAGTCCACCTCTCTCCTGAAGGACGGCAGCTGGATCAAGAAAGCGGAAATTGAGGATGAGGATATCGA CCGAGACCCAAACTTTGGCAAATCTGTTCTGAGCCAACGCAGCGAAACAACAATTGG ATTCAGTGGAAGTCAGGATGAGCTGAGGAGCGG CAGCACCCTCACTTCCAGCCAGACTACAACTTCCTACACCAAGAG TGACCCTGCACTTAAAAGTCCGACCGCGAAGTTCAGTGACCGCGTCAAGTCTACAAGCAAAGg GTCACTGTACACCAACTACTCACCTACCAGGACCACCAAAGAGCCTGAGACTTCTGTTTCCAGCAGTAAAGA CCCTGAGGACAAACTTTATGACACTCTCATCCCCTCGGCTATCAAGAAAAGTTCCTCGCCCACAGACAG taaaacaagCGTCTTTTCGTCTGAGACTGTGACGGTGAAAAGCAGCCCTGT cCCGGAGGACAAACCTCTCGTCCCTTCTTCTGGGAAGGGAGTTTACTCGTCCACAGACAG AAATGGGATTAAAACTACAACCACAACAACGATTTCCTCTAA GCCTGAGGATGACCTGTATGGCACCCTCCTGCCTCAATCCATCACAAATGTATCTGACCGGCCATCTTCTCTCAG cagcagcagcatcagcagcagcagcagcagcatcagcagcagcagcatcaccagcagcagcatcaccacGAAGAGAGAGATCATCACAGTGGAAGGCAGCCGAGG AGTTGAAAGCTCAAATCTGTCAACGCCCACCTCCACTAGAACCAGCAG CTACAGCTCGTACTCTGAAGATCTTCCCTCCACCCGCACCACCTCCTACACCATCAGCACCACCCCCAG TGACGACTACAGCAGCGACCGCAGCTACTCGTACTCCAGGCCCGAGTCCAG CTACGAGTACAGCAGCATCACAAGTCCGTCCTCCTACACCTCAACATCCTACCGGAGCAGCAG CAGGTCGGCTGAAACTGATCAAATGTACTCATCCTCCACGAAGAGTGTGTATGCAGCTCCTGAGAG GACGGTGCTTGAAAAAGACTTGTGCACTTCCTGCCGTAGGCCCTTCAACGGTGATGCCAAGATGGTCCTGGATGACATGAAAATCAACTGCCACGCTTCCTGCTTTAAG TGCGAGGTGTGTAGCAGCACGCTGGGGAACATGAAAGCCGGGGACAGCATGTGGATCTACAAACGCATGGTGCACTGTGAAAACTGCTTTGAGATCGCCAGAG GTAAATGGCGACGCTAA
- the scel gene encoding sciellin isoform X1, with product MSRFSNGKSTSLLKDGSWIKKAEIEDEDIDRDPNFGKSVLSQRSETTIGPDGGEVKTTVTTSKSTSVQALTKKFSGSQDELRSGSTLTSSQTTTSYTKSDPALKSPTAKFSDRVKSTSKGSLYTNYSPTRTTKEPETSVSSSKDPEDKLYDTLIPSAIKKSSSPTDSKTSVFSSETVTVKSSPVPEDKPLVPSSGKGVYSSTDRNGIKTTTTTTISSKPEDDLYGTLLPQSITNVSDRPSSLSSSSISSSSSSISSSSITSSSITTKREIITVEGSRGVESSNLSTPTSTRTSSYSSYSEDLPSTRTTSYTISTTPSDDYSSDRSYSYSRPESSYEYSSITSPSSYTSTSYRSSSRSAETDQMYSSSTKSVYAAPERTVLEKDLCTSCRRPFNGDAKMVLDDMKINCHASCFKCEVCSSTLGNMKAGDSMWIYKRMVHCENCFEIARGKWRR from the exons ATGAGCAGGTTTTCAAATG GAAAGTCCACCTCTCTCCTGAAGGACGGCAGCTGGATCAAGAAAGCGGAAATTGAGGATGAGGATATCGA CCGAGACCCAAACTTTGGCAAATCTGTTCTGAGCCAACGCAGCGAAACAACAATTGG TCCAGACGGAGGAGAAGTTAAAACCACCGTAACCACGAGCAAGTCGACATCTGTGCAGGCTCTCACCAAGAA ATTCAGTGGAAGTCAGGATGAGCTGAGGAGCGG CAGCACCCTCACTTCCAGCCAGACTACAACTTCCTACACCAAGAG TGACCCTGCACTTAAAAGTCCGACCGCGAAGTTCAGTGACCGCGTCAAGTCTACAAGCAAAGg GTCACTGTACACCAACTACTCACCTACCAGGACCACCAAAGAGCCTGAGACTTCTGTTTCCAGCAGTAAAGA CCCTGAGGACAAACTTTATGACACTCTCATCCCCTCGGCTATCAAGAAAAGTTCCTCGCCCACAGACAG taaaacaagCGTCTTTTCGTCTGAGACTGTGACGGTGAAAAGCAGCCCTGT cCCGGAGGACAAACCTCTCGTCCCTTCTTCTGGGAAGGGAGTTTACTCGTCCACAGACAG AAATGGGATTAAAACTACAACCACAACAACGATTTCCTCTAA GCCTGAGGATGACCTGTATGGCACCCTCCTGCCTCAATCCATCACAAATGTATCTGACCGGCCATCTTCTCTCAG cagcagcagcatcagcagcagcagcagcagcatcagcagcagcagcatcaccagcagcagcatcaccacGAAGAGAGAGATCATCACAGTGGAAGGCAGCCGAGG AGTTGAAAGCTCAAATCTGTCAACGCCCACCTCCACTAGAACCAGCAG CTACAGCTCGTACTCTGAAGATCTTCCCTCCACCCGCACCACCTCCTACACCATCAGCACCACCCCCAG TGACGACTACAGCAGCGACCGCAGCTACTCGTACTCCAGGCCCGAGTCCAG CTACGAGTACAGCAGCATCACAAGTCCGTCCTCCTACACCTCAACATCCTACCGGAGCAGCAG CAGGTCGGCTGAAACTGATCAAATGTACTCATCCTCCACGAAGAGTGTGTATGCAGCTCCTGAGAG GACGGTGCTTGAAAAAGACTTGTGCACTTCCTGCCGTAGGCCCTTCAACGGTGATGCCAAGATGGTCCTGGATGACATGAAAATCAACTGCCACGCTTCCTGCTTTAAG TGCGAGGTGTGTAGCAGCACGCTGGGGAACATGAAAGCCGGGGACAGCATGTGGATCTACAAACGCATGGTGCACTGTGAAAACTGCTTTGAGATCGCCAGAG GTAAATGGCGACGCTAA